In a single window of the Zea mays cultivar B73 chromosome 5, Zm-B73-REFERENCE-NAM-5.0, whole genome shotgun sequence genome:
- the LOC103625858 gene encoding uncharacterized protein isoform X1, with product MEQNFDGCTDGNEQAQDLFGQDQWANGFTAALQDFDDAQPTQYNMASFDQSSQMYEHDSDSNIDMENVDAPSKKSQKGTKKSQKGGKQKVVSRRGGSFTKEEDIVICSAFLNVSKDPITGVNQNSGGYYKRMHEYFNKRKPEGSNRSQISIQHRWGAIQKAVNKFCALKSSVDRRNESGKSEQDRIDDAVFMYEKGEPFVFMHCWKLLRNEAKWNNRFLETISKPPSSQVPPEAANREGAGLISKLITVLGKRLHNKIHD from the exons ATGGAACAAAATTTTGATGGTTGCACAGATGGTAATGAGCAAGCCCAGGATTTGTTTGGGCAAGACCAGTGGGCTAATGGTTTTACTGCTGCACTTCAAGACTTTGATGATGCTCAACCTACCCAG TACAACATGGCCAGCTTCGACCAATCTAGCCAGATGTACGAACATGACTCGGACAGTAATATAGATATGGAGAATGTGGATGCCCCATCAAAGAAATCTCAGAAGGGCACAAAGAAATCTCAGAAGGGCGGAAAACAAAAGGTTGTGTCGAGGAGAGGAGGTTCTTTTACCAAAGAGGAGGATATTGTGATTTGCTCGGCATTCCTCAATGTTAGCAAAGACCCTATTACAG GTGTCAATCAAAATTCGGGTGGGTATTACAAACGCATGCATGAATACTTCAACAAGCGCAAACCAGAAGGTTCCAACCGTAGCCAGATCTCAATTCAACATAGGTGGGGAGCCATACAGAAGGCAGTGAATAAGTTTTGTGCCCTCAAATCATCAGTAGATAGGCGCAATGAGAGCGGTAAAAGCGAGCAGGATCGA ATTGATGATGCTGTTTTCATGTATGAGAAGGGTGAACCCTTTGTCTTCATGCATTGCTGGAAGCTACTTCGCAACGAGGCGAAATGGAACAATAGGTTCCTAGAGACCATCAGTAAGCCACCATCTTCTCAAGTGCCACCCGAGGCAG CCAACAGAGAAGGAGCAGGGCTAATAAGCAAGCTGATTACAGTTCTAGGAAAGAGGTTACATAACAAAATACATGACTAA
- the LOC103625858 gene encoding uncharacterized protein isoform X2, which produces MASFDQSSQMYEHDSDSNIDMENVDAPSKKSQKGTKKSQKGGKQKVVSRRGGSFTKEEDIVICSAFLNVSKDPITGVNQNSGGYYKRMHEYFNKRKPEGSNRSQISIQHRWGAIQKAVNKFCALKSSVDRRNESGKSEQDRIDDAVFMYEKGEPFVFMHCWKLLRNEAKWNNRFLETISKPPSSQVPPEAANREGAGLISKLITVLGKRLHNKIHD; this is translated from the exons ATGGCCAGCTTCGACCAATCTAGCCAGATGTACGAACATGACTCGGACAGTAATATAGATATGGAGAATGTGGATGCCCCATCAAAGAAATCTCAGAAGGGCACAAAGAAATCTCAGAAGGGCGGAAAACAAAAGGTTGTGTCGAGGAGAGGAGGTTCTTTTACCAAAGAGGAGGATATTGTGATTTGCTCGGCATTCCTCAATGTTAGCAAAGACCCTATTACAG GTGTCAATCAAAATTCGGGTGGGTATTACAAACGCATGCATGAATACTTCAACAAGCGCAAACCAGAAGGTTCCAACCGTAGCCAGATCTCAATTCAACATAGGTGGGGAGCCATACAGAAGGCAGTGAATAAGTTTTGTGCCCTCAAATCATCAGTAGATAGGCGCAATGAGAGCGGTAAAAGCGAGCAGGATCGA ATTGATGATGCTGTTTTCATGTATGAGAAGGGTGAACCCTTTGTCTTCATGCATTGCTGGAAGCTACTTCGCAACGAGGCGAAATGGAACAATAGGTTCCTAGAGACCATCAGTAAGCCACCATCTTCTCAAGTGCCACCCGAGGCAG CCAACAGAGAAGGAGCAGGGCTAATAAGCAAGCTGATTACAGTTCTAGGAAAGAGGTTACATAACAAAATACATGACTAA
- the LOC103625857 gene encoding uncharacterized protein, with protein sequence MAWRYLKTSMLGAAAASSNDDDDLVAAAAAVVIQELGRKRRWGGSVPGHRTYRRDRLAAHRQLHMDYFVDRPLYNNEMFRRRFRMRPELFHDIVRKIAAKKKYFQLSRDAAGVLSFSPDHKCAVGIKMLAYGGPADSMDEYLKMGESTVLETLKEFALAVVDVFGDEFLRPPTSAEIERILKRNEERGFPGMIGSIDCMHWEWANCPTALAGMYLGHKGKPTMILEAVATEDLRIWHANFGFPGSHNDINVLHRSNVFDDLANGIAPPVEFNVNGNTYSLGYYLADGIYPDWATLVKSISGPITNMEKIFAEQQEACRKEVERSFGVLQAKWKILYNPSRLWKPEVLNTIMRACVILHNMIIEDERDADLPNIHTSEWPRAANPTIIQDRDIPCIEEFVDAQAVIQDKETNHQLQKDLMEHMWNLYGTKSGPFVPKPIA encoded by the exons ATGGCTTGGAGGTATCTGAAAACTTCGATGCTCGGGGCAGCTGCGGCTTCATCCAATGACGACGATGaccttgttgctgctgctgctgcagtggTCATCCAGGAACTTGGACGCAAACGACGATGGGGAGGGTCAGTCCCAGGCCACAGGACGTACAGGCGTGACCGCCTTGCAGCACATCGACAGCTGCACATGGACTACTTTGTTGATCGTCCATTGTACAACAATGAAATGTTCAGAAGAAG ATTTCGCATGAGGCCGGAACTGTTCcatgacattgtgaggaagattgctgCCAAGAAAAAATACTTCCAACTGTCACGTGATGCTGCAGGAGTATTAAGTTTCAGTCCTGACCACAAGTGTGCTGTAGGTATCAAGATGCTAGCATACGGAGGACCTGCTGATTCAATGGATGAATACCTTAAAATGGGAGAGAGCACTGTCCTTGAGACTTTGAAGGAATTTGCTTTGGCTGTGGTTGATGTCTTTGGCGATGAATTTCTTCGCCCACCCACAAGTGCTGAGATAGAACGTATATTGAAACGGAATGAAGAAAGAGGATTTCCGGGAATGATCGGTAGCatagattgcatgcattgggagtgggCTAACTGCCCTACCGCATTGGCCGGTATGTACTTAGGCCACAAAGGGAAGCCAACTATGATACTTGAGGCCGTGGCGACAGAGGATCTTAGAATTTGGCATGCTAATTTTGGTTTCCCAGGCTCCCACAATGACATTAATGTTTTACACCGCTCCAATGTATTTGATGATTTGGCTAATGGAATAGCACCACCTGTTGAGTTCAATGTTAATGGCAACACCTACTCCCTTGGGTATTACCTAGCTGATGGAATCTATCCTGATTGGGCTACACTAGTGAAGAGTATCAGTGGTCCAATTACAAACATGGAAAAGATCTttgcagagcagcaggaagcatgtAGAAAGGAAGTTGAGCGTTCATTCGGAGTCTTACAAGCCAAGTGGAAGATATTGTACAACCCATCACGTTTATGGAAGCCAGAAGTATTGAATACAATTATGCGTGCCTGTGTCATACTTCACAATATGATAATTGAGGATGAGAGGGATGCTGATCTACCTAACATCCACACATCAGAATGGCCTAGGGCTGCTAACCCAACTATTATCCAGGATAGAGACATTCCCTGTATTGAAGAATTTGTAGATGCACAGGCCGTCATACAAGACAAAGAGACTAATCATCAACTCCAGAAGGATCTGATGGAGCACATGTGGAACCTGTATGGAACAAAGTCTGGACCGTTTGTGCCAAAGCCAATTGCCTAA